Genomic DNA from Thermotoga sp.:
CATATGAACTGCCCCGTACCCTTCGAGCAAGAGCATATGCTGCCAATCCTCCTATAAGCATTGTAAGAACTGCTGACAAACTGGCTAACATAAAGCTGTTCAGTAGACCTCGTCCAAGATCAGCGTATTTCCATGCATTTACATAGTTGGAAAAGGAAAAATCCTTTGGAATACGAAATGGGCTGGAAAAAATTTCTCCCCTTGTTTTGAAAGAATTTAAAAAGAGTAAATACAATGGAAGCACTGCAAAAAACGCAAGTGCAATAAGGACTATCCAGCTAATAACATTCCTTCTTCTCATACTCTTCCACCTCGCCTACTAACAAGCCAGAGGTAAATCGCTATTGGAACAGAAGCAAACATAATCATTGTTGTGGCAATTGCGCTTCCTTTTCCGAATTTCAAATAAAAGAAGGCAGTTTTGTAAGTGAGAGTAGCCAAAACCTCTGAAGCTCTTCCAGGACCTCCTTGAGTTGTGATGAAAATGTAATCGAATACCAGGAAAGACCAGACTACTGTCATTATTTCCATAAAGATGAAAGTTGGAAGAATC
This window encodes:
- a CDS encoding carbohydrate ABC transporter permease; amino-acid sequence: WWGFLANVFSAAMDQIDKTYYEIAHLEGANRWQVFKYVTFPMILPTFIFMEIMTVVWSFLVFDYIFITTQGGPGRASEVLATLTYKTAFFYLKFGKGSAIATTMIMFASVPIAIYLWLVSRRGGRV